From Corynebacterium sp. BD556, the proteins below share one genomic window:
- a CDS encoding ATP-dependent DNA helicase, with product MSDQPLSPSTSELLEAAVQALGGAERAGQVAMASAVTKAIETERHLAVQAGTGTGKSLAYLVPAIRHAQSTGSSVVVSTATIALQRQLVDRDLPRLADALEPFFDHRPTFAILKGRNNYVCLHKLTAPEDTPDTLIEKDDISVLGSHVKRITEWAQQTETGDRDDLEPGVPDQAWRQVSVTSNECLGANRCPHGEACFAELARERTRDVDIVVTNHALLAIDALSDVDILPAHCVTIIDEAHELDSRITSVATNEISARALTLASRRAEKLGATKGALENVIADFSAAVDVEEPGRWENISDSARSGFVAVRDALWKTREAISQSPEGEATNQPEVFAERENLKNHLADLHDAVVRILGVFDEDDPAKHSDVVWLTRSERLGDFVAVAPLSVAALLRERIFAEQTVILTSATLTIGGNFNAMAAAWGLVDDTWDSLDAGTPFDPRRCGILYTARHLPAPGRDGLAEATLDEIAALITATGGRTLGLFSSRRAALQAAEAMKMRLPFDILVQGEDSTGALVEKFAASENVCLFGTLSLWQGVDVPGRSLSLVIIDRIPFPRPDDPLLKARSDAADAAGRSGFMEVSAAHAALLMAQGAGRLLRSVNDKGVVAVLDNRLVTKRYGSFLRRSLPDFWETTNPETVRNALKRLVAQPQA from the coding sequence GTGAGTGATCAGCCGCTTAGCCCGTCCACATCCGAGCTTTTGGAAGCCGCCGTGCAAGCCTTGGGCGGCGCCGAACGCGCGGGCCAAGTCGCCATGGCCAGCGCCGTGACGAAAGCGATAGAGACCGAACGCCACCTTGCTGTGCAGGCCGGCACCGGCACCGGAAAGTCGCTAGCCTATCTCGTGCCCGCGATCCGGCACGCTCAGTCCACCGGTTCGTCTGTTGTGGTCTCCACGGCAACCATCGCCCTGCAGCGCCAATTGGTCGACCGCGACCTGCCGCGGCTTGCCGACGCCTTGGAGCCCTTCTTCGACCACCGCCCGACCTTCGCCATTTTAAAGGGACGCAACAATTACGTCTGCTTACACAAACTTACCGCCCCGGAGGACACCCCGGACACACTGATTGAAAAAGACGACATCTCTGTGCTGGGCAGCCACGTCAAACGGATCACCGAGTGGGCACAGCAAACCGAGACGGGTGATCGCGACGACCTTGAGCCGGGCGTACCCGACCAAGCCTGGCGGCAGGTATCCGTAACCTCCAACGAGTGTCTCGGCGCGAACCGCTGCCCGCACGGCGAAGCCTGCTTCGCAGAACTCGCCCGCGAGCGCACCCGCGACGTGGACATCGTGGTCACCAACCACGCCCTGCTCGCCATCGACGCATTATCTGACGTGGACATCCTCCCGGCTCATTGCGTCACCATCATCGACGAGGCTCACGAGCTCGACAGCCGCATCACTTCTGTTGCCACCAACGAAATATCGGCCCGCGCGTTGACGTTGGCGTCGCGCCGCGCCGAGAAACTCGGCGCCACAAAGGGCGCGCTGGAAAACGTCATCGCGGATTTTTCTGCCGCAGTCGACGTGGAGGAACCTGGCCGTTGGGAAAACATTTCGGATTCCGCCCGCAGCGGCTTCGTCGCGGTGCGTGACGCGCTGTGGAAAACCCGCGAGGCGATTTCCCAAAGCCCCGAGGGCGAGGCGACAAACCAACCCGAGGTTTTCGCTGAGCGGGAGAATCTGAAAAACCACCTCGCGGACCTCCATGACGCCGTCGTGCGCATTTTGGGTGTGTTCGACGAAGACGACCCCGCCAAGCACAGCGACGTGGTTTGGTTGACGCGCTCCGAGCGCTTAGGCGACTTTGTGGCGGTTGCTCCCCTGTCGGTCGCGGCCCTTTTGCGCGAGCGTATCTTCGCCGAGCAGACCGTGATCCTCACCTCCGCAACGTTGACTATCGGCGGGAATTTCAACGCCATGGCTGCCGCCTGGGGGCTTGTCGACGACACCTGGGACAGCCTCGATGCCGGGACTCCTTTCGACCCGCGGCGCTGCGGGATTCTCTACACCGCCCGCCACCTGCCCGCGCCTGGCCGCGACGGGCTTGCCGAGGCCACCCTCGACGAAATCGCCGCTCTCATCACCGCCACGGGCGGACGCACCCTGGGACTGTTTTCTTCGCGGCGCGCCGCTTTACAGGCCGCCGAAGCAATGAAAATGCGTCTCCCCTTCGACATACTTGTCCAAGGGGAGGACTCCACCGGCGCGCTGGTGGAGAAGTTCGCGGCCAGTGAAAACGTCTGCCTGTTCGGGACTCTTTCGCTGTGGCAAGGCGTAGACGTGCCGGGGCGCTCATTGTCTTTGGTCATCATCGACCGCATCCCTTTCCCCCGCCCCGACGACCCACTGCTTAAGGCCCGCTCCGACGCCGCCGACGCCGCGGGACGATCCGGTTTTATGGAGGTCTCAGCCGCCCACGCCGCCCTGCTCATGGCGCAGGGAGCGGGCCGGCTACTGCGCAGTGTCAACGACAAAGGGGTCGTGGCGGTCTTGGACAACAGGCTGGTGACCAAACGCTACGGTTCGTTCCTGCGCCGCTCACTTCCGGATTTCTGGGAGACCACCAACCCGGAAACCGTCCGCAACGCGCTTAAGCGACTGGTGGCGCAGCCGCAAGCGTAG